From one Mya arenaria isolate MELC-2E11 chromosome 4, ASM2691426v1 genomic stretch:
- the LOC128229805 gene encoding 60S ribosomal protein L15-like has protein sequence MGAYKYMQEIYRKKQSDVLRFLLRVRCWQYRQLASIHRAPRPGRPDKARRLGYRAKQGYVIYRIRVRRGGRKRPVPKGATYGKPHSHGVNQLKFQRSLRSVAEERAGRKCGGLRVLNSYWVAEDASYKFYEIIMVDPFHKCIRSDPKIQWICRPVHKHRELRGLTSAGKSSRGLGKGHGFNKTMGGSRKATWRKHNSISLRRKR, from the exons ATGGGGGCTTACAAGTACATGCAAGAAATATACCGCAAGAAGCAGAGCGATGTGCTCCGCTTTCTCCTCCGAGTTCGATGTTGGCAGTACCGCCAACTGGCGTCAATCCATCGTGCACCGAGGCCAGGCAGACCTGACAAGGCAAGACGTCTTGGGTACAGAGCCAAGCAAg GTTACGTCATCTACCGCATCCGTGTTCGCCGTGGTGGACGCAAAAGGCCTGTACCTAAAGGTGCCACATATGGCAAGCCCCACTCCCATGGAGTTAACCAGCTGAAGTTCCAGCGATCTCTTAGATCAGTAGCAGAG GAACGAGCTGGTCGCAAATGTGGGGGTCTACGAGTCCTCAACTCTTACTGGGTGGCTGAAGATGCCAGctacaaattttatgaaataatcaTGGTGGATCCATTCCACAAATGTATCCGCTCAGACCCAAAGATTCAATGGATCTGTAGACCTGTTCACAAGCACAGAGAACTTCGTGGGCTTACCTCCGCTGGCAAGTCTTCCAGAGGTCTTGGCAAGGGCCATGGATTCAACAAGACCATGGGTGGCTCACGTAAGGCTACCTGGAGGAAGCACAACTCCATTAGTCTTCGCAGGAAGCGTTAA